In Oreochromis aureus strain Israel breed Guangdong linkage group 9, ZZ_aureus, whole genome shotgun sequence, the genomic window AAGTAAATGTAGTTTGGACCCACTAGTATTGCTTCCTTTAAGCTCTGACATATGGTATTGCAGATATTTTCTTTGGGTGGGTGCAAATTATTTTTGCCTTTCCTTTGGAAGTGGCGTTGCATATTTGAATACCTGTAGTTTAATATCAAGTTGATTTGACCataaaaaatatgtttcatATATACGTTATAGTCCAGGATCTGTTTGTAGTAGTCTGTCATTGTACTGACTGTACCATGAACTCTTTTctttacattaatatgaattcTGTAAATTCTTTGTTCAGGAATCTCTGTGTGTCCTGAAtattaataacaacaacatCGATGATATCAGAGACCTGGCGGTGCTGAAGGAGCTCCAGCATTTTTCTGCTGCAGACAATAAGCTGTGCAGTATTGAGGTAAATATACGTTTTCAGGACTTACTTGCTTGTCATTCAAGGCTCCTGCTGCAGTGTGACTCAATTAGAAAGTGAGTGCACGTGAAGTCAAAGTAAATACTACCCCTTCACAGCAACTATGCATGCCTGATCAGGTCAGCATTAACATTGTTCCATGGCTTTCTGCACTGATGTGTGAAATGATATGGATAGCGAGGTTGTAAGGAACTAAATCCTGCAAATCCCGCCAGAGCTTCCCAGTCTCCACGACTCGCACAGGGTCAGAATTATTCAACAAATCAGCGAACCATTCCCCTGAGAATTTTCTCGCTGACAGCTTCAAACAAGCACAAGTTTCTCCCGTTCCTTGGAAGGTTGATTTTTCCTCTCTGCCTTGGAATCGTCTATTTGATGTCCCAAACCCCCGCTGTATCACTTTATGAGATTTATTAGACTCCCTGACGCTGTGATGGCAATGATATCTCTGTTTAAACTTATCTGTTAACTGAAAAAGTTGATGGCTTTATTTGAAAGGGTGTAATTCTTGCTTCTTATTGGCATTTAATAGCAGGATGACGCAATGAAAGCACTTTGTAGTTGACTTTACTACCTTCTTAAAACAGGGGACTTTCTTTGGAGATCGTTGATGCAGGTAATTGTTGTACACGTGTCATTTTTTTAGCAGATGTCTCCTATAATTTATACAACCCGTCTGCCACTATCGATTGTGCAAAGACAGCCCTCCAAAGGATCAATTTTTTCTTCTGCACCATTTGGTCAGAGTCCAGAGGAAACGTTATGGATTTTTAAAATAGATTATGACAGGCAGTCAGCCCGGGTGACAAATGGGGAGCATCTTCTGAGGCAGTTAGCTGTGCACGGGGCAGAGAGGACGGGGGGAATCGAAGCTCTGGTCAAATACAGGTTCATAACTGGCCCATCATTAGTGGAAGTGAGAGAGCCGGCCAAGCTCAGAGAGCATTCAGCCTCTGCTGTTCTCCACGCCCCCGCGTGGGGGGCAATTTGGCGCTGGGCTCCTCTTCAGTGAGGGCCTTCTGAGTGACGGCCCTGACACGATCATTTATCAAAGCCTGGGAGCGCGTGGTGCTCAGGGGTCCCCCTCTGAACTGATTGCGGCTCAAGCTGGAAAAGTGGAAGCGCTTTGGCCAAGACAGGAAGGCAATGAACAATCAGAGCGTGTCCAGAGAGTATTCATATTTCCAGGCTTGGATTAATGTGCCTTTAGATAAACATACAACTGCAGGCTACTCGCTGGAGGAGCCAGCCTCACACTGCCCCAGGAGAAAACTTGTAGTTACATGACACCGGCGACACTGTTTATTAAAACAGACTGATGTGTTGTTTATGCACTTTCTATTGGCCCTTATACTTCATATTACCATTCACTCacacctttctttttttccaatgATCATCTGAATAGCAATGATAAGACTGcattatatttgttttaaacaaactgGGCTATTGTTTCCTGTGTAGACAATAACCTTAGAGACACAGTGTTTCCAGTAGAATAATTAGGGGTTCAGACACAACAGATTATAGCAGATTTCCTGCTCTGTGTTTATTTTCAGGAGCTAGAAGATGTGTTCAGCCACTGGCCTCAGCTGTTTCTAATGGATTTGAGTGGAAATCCTGTGTGTAAAAACCCAAAGTACAGAGACCGCCTGATAACTGTGTGCACAAGCCTCGgtaaaataataatcatttgTTTGCTCAGTTCACTTCTAATTTGAAAATactcttttattattttgctgTGACTTAAATTTAGGAAACACTCTTAAGGATAAAATCAAAACATTCACAATAgttcattttatgtttttatttttaatgtttgtttggttAAAACATTTCTTATAGAGGCTCTTGATGGAAGGGAGATTAATGACTTAACCAGAGAGTTTCTTATTAACTGGAAAGCATCCAGGGAggccaagaagaaaaaaataataagcatGATGTCTGGAGCACTCATCCCTTATTCTCTAACAAGTAAGTTactatatttgtacatttttttaaatccaccaaCCTTGTTTACAGTAattttttccctcctgtttttgCTATTTAATTCTCCCTTTTGTCTTTGCATGGTCCATTAAGTCACTTCTTTGCTTTAGTAAGGGTATTGTGGATCTGCTAATACGTATAACAATACTGGAAAACTGTACTATCAGATTTTAGATTAatgtaaaaatcacaaaaaaagtcTGAATTGAATTTTACACGTTCTTAAGGCCGCTGGGTGAGTTCACACCCATGCGAATTTCAGTAGTCGTAGCAGTACTTGGCTTTGTTTATATTTCAGATGAATTTAACATGGGTCAGGATCTGCAGCCTGGTCACAGCCACGCGATCATGCAGAGGTGGAAGCCACAGCAGTCTCTCAGGTCCAGtatcacagtttaaaaaagcCTACATTTGGCACATCTATGTTATGACTTACTAAATTATTTAACTGCAGACTGAATTCAAGTTATCAGTAATAACTGCTGATGGTAGGCTGACCCCAATTATTAAAGCCCCCCACCAAAAGTGAAAATCGCTAGataaattcatgttttattgtaaGAGTCAGTTTTGCTTCATTCTCCTTCCtatctttttttcttgaaaacCTGAAAGAAACCATCAGTTTTACTGATGTTACATAAGATCAAAGACATTTCAGTTTAGCCATAAAATGATTATAGAGCTAAGATTTATTTGTCAGCCTctgattttttctctctctctcttatcttCCAGGACAGAAAAATTCCAGTTTCTTTAAATGGACTTGATCTTTTGGCTCTCTCATCAGCCGTCTGCAGTCATGTGGTTGCTTTAAGACAAAAGTGCACCAAAATCTTCACCCACGACTAACCGTGCTTGTGCCTTGTTTATCCATCTTGATTGTTATAGCTGCAAAACTGCAGGCAACTCAGAGTCACTGCAGTTTCCTTCACCTATGGCATGTTTTTACAGCATATTCTAAAGTGATTTCATTATATTGAAATAATAAGTAACTAAAATTAATAACCGTTGtgggaaaaaataaagacatgtatttaatgttttttacagctgtttcattgataatggcttttttttggggggggggggtctgaTGATTTAAATAATTTGTCCAAACCCAAACTGCTAGTTGCTATACATTTCCTGTGATGtcatttttcttctaaatgcaTGTCAGCAAATAAGTGAACCTGGAGATGCAGAGTGGCACAATCTAAATGATCGCTTTGCTTTATTATTACAAGTCTTTACATTATCCAAAACTAACAGCTTGTGCTTCTATTTAAACAGCCGTGATAAATGATTCAGTCCTCTTTTATAACATATAAAGCCGCGACGCGGACGTATTTGGTCTCATCGTCGTTACTTTGAGTTTTTGGGGAGCCACGTGGGTGCGTAACCCTGAAAGATGCGGGATAATTAGGGAAACAAGCTTACTTAACCTTCCCTTACTTCTCCTTATAATTAGTGGCCCGAAGCAATACTGTTACCCCATCCTTACAAAAACAATGTTTATTAAGAACACTCCGAGGATACACATATTATGAATAATTCCTTTCATTAATTTGCCGACATCTCTGTTTGGAGCCCTGAAAATCAGAGTGATTAATTTATGAGTCTCACAAGAATTTCCTCAACGCCTGCCTGTTGATTGCAGTGCTGGAGTTTATTTATTAGCTGTTCCAATGAGCTTGCAATTCAAGACACTCTGGCAATTCGTCACATGTTTTGCATATCACCTTACCCTTGTCAGTTTGGCTTCATGGTCTATTGCAAATAGCGTTTTGGTAGACCAGCCTTTTGTTCCTGACCTTAAGGAGCATATTTGAGGTAATTGTGACCAAACTTCTCTCCAAtgccactttcttttttttctttttttggtgatAGGCTTATGAAGAAAATACAGTGTCAGGTTCGCAGCCAATTAGAGTGGGATACGGCCTGCACATATCGGAGTTGAAGCAAAAGAGAGCCCTGCCTCTGGATTTGAAAACGAGCCTCTGCTGCCCCCAGACAGAAATAAGTTGGGAAGGGGGAAAGAGCAGCCTTTTCTCCGCTGCGAGCGGGTGTTATGGGTCGAAAGATTAATTACGTCGGAGTGAAATACTTGTCCGCCGCTTTGTGTATCCAATAAATTAAGGGCTCCCGAGACTTACGCACACAGGTGAAGTGTTGGATGTGCGTACACGGGGACTGCGGCGCAGCGTTTCTGCATACTTTATAAGGATAAACTGGACTTTGAAAGGGACCTCTTCTACATTGGCGAGCAAATTCTCCGACCTAACGACGTCTTCTTTGGGTTGCCTTCATGTCGTTTTTTGAGGCAGAGCCTTTGAGAAGTACCAGAGGTAAACTCCATATCAGACTACCGAACAGATAAGGCTCTCATGCCGGGAAAGACTTGGTTTGGAAATCTTCCGAGCATAAATTTATGTCAGTGCAACTAGACAGCTGTCAGTTATTTGGattaggtttgtttttgttgttttgtttttctttgatgctGAAAGATTTTTAGACTTAaactgtgtttcctgttttatttgcaGCATCATACAGTTTGACTTTTAATCACAGAACTTAACTTATGGATATATATAAATGCAAAAGGCAGCAACTTGAATAGTGTAGATAAGAATGAATGTTTAAGTTCAAATTAGAAGATTTGCTACAGAACAGCGGACTCCaataaatattcaaatttgTCTGTAAAATGGCTGAAAGTTACAGCTAGAGttcaaataaaatgtgcaaCTATAGTGGGCAGGTATAGGCTAACCTAAAACCTCTTCATCCAGGTCAGTAAGTGCACCCCCATGGTTGGAAGACAGGCGCTCCGAATGGACAGCGGTAATTGCTCCGGAGCAGTGGTGGATGACAGTCCAGGATCCAGCCCGAGCTCCAGCCCGAGTCCAGACGGTCGTCGGCGGGAGCTCCACCGGGCCAGAGTGCTCCAGAGCGGCGGGATCGGCGGCAGAGGACGCCCGGCAGCAGCGAATGCGGCGAGGGAGAGGAGCCGGGTACAAACGCTGAGGAACGCCTTCCTGGAACTTCAAAGGACTTTGCCCTCAGTGCCGCCGGACACCAAGCTGTCCAAACTCGACGTGCTGATACTGGCCACCACCTATATTGCCCATCTGACTCGAACTCTGCAGGAAGAAGGCACAGAGGAAGGAGAGGGCACGAAACGAACAGAGGCGTTACACTCACTGAAAGGCGAAGGCTACCTGCACCCGGTGAAGGTCAGTGTTAATAAGCATTAATCACTAGAGATCTAGTTTTGTTTTCAATTCTGCATTAATtgttttattctaaaattaTTTTGGTGATCATGTTCTGTTAGAAATTTcccactttttaaaatttaagaaGTTAACACAGCCTTTATCCTATAGATGCAGAAAATCCTGTCACACCACCGAGCTCTGTttttagaaattattttaccaatttaaattttttgatttattaatttctgttttttcccctacAGAAATGGCCAATGCGATCCAGGCTGTACGTTGGAGCAACCGGGCAATTCCTAAACACTTCAAGTCCTTCAGAGTCAGAGGATCAAGGCCCATCGTCGTCCACCTCCCAGTAAAATAGGCTTAATTCATTTGTACCGAACAGCTTCGTTTTGTGCATGAGTTCATGCTTTACTTCGGAAGCAGCACATGATTGTAGAACAGCTCCCACTAAAGCACCGCAAATTAGGAAGACCTTGTAAATTAATATATTACGTGAATTTTATTGTATAAATTTTGAGAAAGCATACATTATATTTCTGTGTGTTATTTCGACTAATCCTGCCTGCATTGTGCAGCTCCACACACGTCCCAGGTATATTTACAGAGACTCCTCGGGGCAACGAGCCCGTCATGCTTGAGTGTGCACTTTCAGCTGAGACATTTGCACTAAATGCATGTGTGAATAACTTAACATCTGTCATGTGAAGTGGTCTGTCAGGGAGCCCACAATGCAGGCTCCACGTCTCATGTTCCTCCTTATTTTTTACATGCATGggtgtaaatgtgtttgtgaaTAAATTACTTGACAATGAAAGAAGACATGTCTCCAAGGTTTGAACGATAGAAAGCATTTTAAAGGTGttccaattattattattattattattattattattactgatgGTATTTGCTGGACAGTGATTGTGGTTTTTGTTGTCTCTGAACAGTCACTGTAATTGTGTGACTGTAGGTTTTAATCAAATCCATCTGTGGTGCTCGATTAAGAATTTGGAGATCACTGATGAATATACAGAAACTTTTTAACTTGTTTTGCAGCTGATTTTAGAAATCCGACTGGCTAAAAGGTCTATGTAAACAATaataattagtattattttatcataaaatataaaaaaatacgaTATATGAATGCATAATTTATATTGTTAGAAAAAACAATTACAATCCATACAGTTTAAAAGGAATGACTGCTTTCttatttctgattattttttttatcactaacatttaaaatattaatacttCACTATGAATTAAAGTGTTATGATAAGTGTCATAATACCAATTTCGTCACTCAAAATATCTCTATTGGTGACTCTGTTAGACTAATTAATCGGATTTCattatgtaattttttaaatatcgATAAAGGTATGTGTAAATCCCTTTAGGCTTCAATGGAACAAATGACGATATTTCCCAAATTTAGCCAGTGCGGATTAAATAAAGGAAGAGCATCGAAACagaaattatgatttttttttttttgatttttttttttgctgtcacATGTCCGGATCATCAAGTTACATAcccctctttgtttgttttttttgtgtttatttttttatttttttatttttattattattattattattattattattattattattattattattattattattattattattatttgttttattcatttgttttatgctcgggcttctgtttcttcttcagtaatCAGACATATTACACAGAAACGTGCAAATACAAGTACTTAGAAGTAGTTCCAAATTGTACCTTCCTGAAAAAACACGAAAAGTGGCCATGATTATACAGCTTCACTAAAAGCTCTAAAGTACCTTATATTAAATGGAAAATGAACAATAAGAATAGATTTAATGAAAGTtttgatgcacacacacacacacacacacacacacacacacacacttgctttgtctcttttctctctctctcggatCTATTTTTTAACTGAATACAGCGCTGGTATTagtatgtttatttatttatttatttatttattaattattccATTTGCCTCTTGGatgcccccccccacacacacacacacacacacacacacacacacactcacacacactttacacGGGCCCCTGAGCGCATGCCCAGAATGACCATTGGTCAGAATATAGAATGACGATAACTCAAAAAAATCACCACATATGTATATGTCTTTACAGGCCCTCATTATTATTAAAACTTTATGTAATAGAGTGCATAAACAAGAGCACtttagattttaaaaagaagctTAAAAAATGCTTCGCTGTGCGCTTCGCGTGCTGCACTGCGCAGCTGTGGTGCGCAGAAACAGGAGGTCAGACCGGAAACTCTTCCTCTTCTCCTGGAGATGGCTGCCGAAGGCAGTGCGGCGTTTCAGCTCTCCTCAACATTTAACTTCTTCGCGATTCAACGCGTAGGTAAGCAATAGAGACACGGTTGTGTACGTTTGCATAGCTTAAAAATGGACCATCAGTCATCGTGTTTTCAAGCTGAATATGAATTTGCTCTTGAAACAGGCCATTAGTCGGTAGCATGAAGCTAGTTAGCTACTCAGCCACGTGGGTGAAAGGAGTACAGCGTAGCTTTCCTGCTCTCGCTTTACTGTTTCTCATCATAGTTAAAACACTAAAAGGTGTTTCATTCCATTTGTATAGTAAAGCTAATCTGGCTCCTGATTTTGAGCATTGCACCAACTCTGTCCTTACAAAAACACGTTAGTGTGTTGGTAATAAAATACCCTGAATCATATCACGTggcagacatttttatttctcgtCTCCCGGTGCCACGATCTCATTGGTTCCAGTTTACAAATGTGAACACGTTAGGCTCACAAGAAACACGTGGCTTGAAGTATTGATTTGCAGATCTATAGATCTATGCCTGCGTAAACTAAAAACGAAGCTGAAATGATGGTGAACTTGTATTAGATGTTGAGATGGGGAATTTCATAAGTTTAAAAAGAGTCGTATAAGAGCTTAAAGGCAAACTTCTGGTTACTTCTGGTTTCTTGGTTGCCTAAAAGCAAGTGATAGCATAtttaaaaagtttgcatttgCACCTCAAATGTAATATTGGGGATTTGTCTTCCTTCGCCACCATTGTTCATTGGTGTGCATGTCTCGTTATAATAGACAGGTCTCATCCCTGAAGTAATAAATCATTTTTCTGGACTCACTGTCATTCAGCATCTTACTGAACACTACGTCTAGTTTTGTCAAGGGGTCAGCAGAAGAGCTGCTGGTCAGGGAATTACCACCTCTCATTAGTTCACTGGGGAAAGTCATCAAGGCCCCAATGAAGACATAAGGTCATGGCAGAGGTCGTGACCTGCTGTTGAACCCGTTCTCAGACATGCGGTGTTAGCCATGCTCCTCGGCTGTGTTATTTTGCAACCTTTGACCTTCGGGTGATCAGTCATCTGTTCTCGCCGTATTGGCTTTTCTTTCAGTACGTTTTATTTATTCAAGCTGAAAATCAATATCCCATCACTCCTGAGAGCAATTAGTTGCATAGTTTGGAAAAGTTGCAGTGACAGACTTTCACTGATCTTGAGAGGTGTTTGGGGTGTATTTCTGTTGAAAGGGAGTAACTAGTTGATTTAAAAACTTAAGGTTAGAGCGAACTATTAGGCTGGTCCTTAATAAAACCAAAAGATCACACTAAACTAACtcatatttatctttttatttcagATGCCATGCTGCTGCAAATAACCTGATGTCTTCACTGTGTTGACCCTTTAAGGTGAGCGCTGAAATATTTGACAATATTTAAGTTTTGGTTTAACTGTAGCGCAGTCCGGCTGCTGGAATAGTGATGAGTTCACATTTTTGCCGTTTACCCGTCAGACAATAACATGGTGAAACTGTGACTAGCTGAATAGCCAGCATAACATCAGACAGCCTCATATTTGATTTGTATGAAGAGATTTTCAGGAAGTTAATGTCAGTGGTTTATTTTGCTTCAGGTCTCATGCTGTGGTTGGAGGAGAGGCACGAGATGCCTAATCCTTTGTCTCCTTTCCCTGAAAACAGGTTGGTGGTTTCACAACagtaaaatggaaaaatgagtAACTGCAATAATTGTTGCAAATTTTGTCTGCTCATACTGAGTcagtggttaaaatgattcccaaacaacaagttatattaaTTTGCTTTGCGGCAGCTGGAATAGTGATGAGTTCACTTCTTTCGCCGTTTACCCATCAGACAATAAAGTGGTGAGATTTGTGACTACTGAATTACCAGCTGCAGCCTTTGTGTCACCTAAATTACCCCAGTTTTTATTTAATACAGAAATGGTTTCACACATAGCCAGAAAATTTCATCTTGCCAACTTGGCATTTACTTTCCATTTagcaattttgtttttttgttaatctGATTTCAGTTGACTTGATCTAAAATTGTGTATTGTTAATTCTGCAGATAAACAGCAGCACCAGTAATGGAGCTACACAGTGACCGGCAGTGATTTCATGCCTTTCCTGGTAAGTAAAGCCAGTAGTAGACTGGTGTATTCAGGAGCTGGTATTCTAATGTCccttttccactagtacctacTTGGCACGCCTGGGCTTGACTGGGATTTTAGGGGTTTCCATTATGTGGTAGTACCTGGGATCAGGTATGTTTTTAGTACCTACCCAGTCGGGTTTCCAGTCCGAAAATGTGACGTCAGCAGACTGAATACCACTAATTGGCCAGTCAGTAGTGTCACTCGGTGAGTCATGAAAGTGACTTCTTTAATTTTTGAAACCCGGCAATGAGGGAAATGGCTTCATAGAAACCAACACCGTGGTATTTGTATCACTGGACTTTCAGATGCGTTGCTAAAACGACTGCAAGCACATTTGGTAGGACTCAGTTGTAATGGAAAACGTCTGAAACGGAGTTGAGTTGAGCCGAGTAGTTACTAGTGTAAAAGAGGCATAAATGGCCAGCTTACTTCACTGGTATGTCTGCTGATGTAACTTGTAATGATGAGTTCACTTTTTCGCCGTTTACCCATCAGACCAAAATGGGCTGCTGAGAATGTGACTAACTGaacttaaaattacttttaaacCCACATAAATCATTTATTCTCATTTGACTGactatatactgtatatttgtTAGATGTGCAAAGTTTTGGAACCACTTGAATGACCTGGGAGTACACAGAGTGGCCACAATTGAAAGGTAAGTAACAGATTCTACCCCTGTCACTTTGGTTTTTCAGACCTGCACACGCCACattgattttgttttggtttttccctttttgctTACAATTTAAAAATGGACAGTTACTTGTGATATGCACAATTGGTGGGGGGATTTGTCTGCAAGAAAAATATCTTGACTTAAGTGTATTTTGGATATTTAATCTTGGATGCAATATTTTCAAACATGTACTGTATTCAGATTTTGGGTAATGCTTACAGGACCTCCATCTTTTATCTGCATTCagcatgtatttatttgtttggttgTATTTGATCAGTGTACAGAtttgaaatttcaaaataaaggagTTTAATCTTGTGTTGCCTACCTGCACTTAAACAACCTAGAGAGGCTTCACTCTTCTGTAATGTATGTGTCTGCTCCAGGTGCATTGGTGTAGATGAACCGTAAGATAAGCTGATGGAGCTCATCCAGAGCAGCGTCTCTCTTGCACAAACCATCCACATCTCCGAGGTCACAAGGAAACACTGGATCGGGTGGAATAATGAGAGCAGAGGCGCCTgtatgaaaaagagaaaatcctGAATATGTTGCCTTATGTTGTTTGATGCTTTACTATCTTGAGTGTTATATAATGATCAATAAAATGATAATATTAACCATAATAATAAAACCATAGAGTAATGTCATTAAATTGCtaaatatttactttttagTGTCATGAGGTGTgagaatttaaaaatgaaataaat contains:
- the ppp1r42 gene encoding protein phosphatase 1 regulatory subunit 42, encoding MVHLTVDLIAKSRKHFKKKRGLSFPEYLKTLTHLHFSNKNIEHIGDLSMCTNLTVLYLYDNNITYIGNLSFASNLTHLYMQNNSITHVDNLHNLQNLSKLYLGGNRIAVVEGLEQLHQLKELHVENQRLTPGEKLLFDPRTLDSLAESLCVLNINNNNIDDIRDLAVLKELQHFSAADNKLCSIEELEDVFSHWPQLFLMDLSGNPVCKNPKYRDRLITVCTSLEALDGREINDLTREFLINWKASREAKKKKIISMMSGALIPYSLTNEFNMGQDLQPGHSHAIMQRWKPQQSLRTEKFQFL
- the LOC116319771 gene encoding transcription factor 24, whose amino-acid sequence is MVGRQALRMDSGNCSGAVVDDSPGSSPSSSPSPDGRRRELHRARVLQSGGIGGRGRPAAANAARERSRVQTLRNAFLELQRTLPSVPPDTKLSKLDVLILATTYIAHLTRTLQEEGTEEGEGTKRTEALHSLKGEGYLHPVKKWPMRSRLYVGATGQFLNTSSPSESEDQGPSSSTSQ